In the bacterium SCSIO 12741 genome, CGGTATACCAGAACATTCGTAGCATATTTTTTACATTGACAAGTGTACTTGAATTCCCTGTCGTCGATCTTTGCCAATTGGCCAAAGGTTGGTTGAATGAATAGTTGTTAGCTGCATTACTGGAGGCAAACATGTAGCTCATGTTTTCAACCGCTGTAACGTTCCAATCACCAATGGGTTGATTAAAATCATTGGCATTGTAGAACATAGACGACATGTTCTTCACGTTTTGGGTTGTGCTCGTATTCCCCGAAGTTGATCGTTCCCAATTATTCAGAGCTTGGTTAAATGGGGTATTGGCAAACATGAAACTCATGTCTTGAACGGAGGAAACATCCCAACTTCCCACACTTTTGTTGAAGGGAGATGCCCGAAACATATTGCTCATATTCGTGACCGAACTTACATCCCAGTTGTCAATTCCTGAATTAAAATCAGAAAAGGCAAACATGTTAAACATTGTAGTCACATTGGCCGTGGAGCTTGACGTTGGCGAAGTTCTTTCCCACCCGTTCAAAGGCTGCCCTCCATTGGTAAATGAATTGGCCTGAAAAAACATCTTTTCCATATTGGTAACATTGGAAACATTCCAGGCACTCAAGTCCTGATCAAACACCAAACTATGATTGAACATAGACTTCATAGTAGTTGCTCCTGCTGTATTCCAATTGGAAATATCCTGATCGAACTTGTAAGCCTTAAAGAAGAAATACTCCATATCCCAAACATTGGCCAGGGTACTCACGTCTGGAGAAGTTCTTTCCCAATTACCCAGCTTATCTATTCCACCATTATTAAAAACTTCCGCTCCATTGAACATACCGAGCATTCGAGTTACCTTGCTCACATTCCAATCCGAAATATCCTGATCGAATTTTTTGGTCAATGCAAAAGTTTCGATCATGGTGGTTACTTTACCCACATCCCATGAGCCAATGGGTTGATTAAAAGACTGGGCATTTAAGAAGGTTCTTGTCAGGTGGGTAACGGATGAAGTGTTCCAATTGGATATGTTCGCATTGAACTGCGTACAACCTGCAAATAGATTGGTTAGATCCACAAAACCGCTGGTGGTACGGCCGGTGGCTGAGTTCTCCCAGGATCCCACGCCACCATCTATGAGCGAGCTTGCCCCATTGAACATTCCACTCAGGTCGCTCACGTTGGACATATCCCAATCCTGCATCGGGCCAACGAAGCTGGTGCACTCCCGAAACATTTCGTGGGCACTGGTTACATTGCTCATATCAGGAGGTAAATGAGCTCCTAATGTCAAATGCGTACATCCGTAAAAGGCATCTACAAAAGACGACCACTGAATATCACCCCATTGAACAATCTCGGTAATCAAATCTTTACTACCTCCATTGTTAAACCAAATAGCGGGGAAGGTTCCGCGAATATTGATGGTTACGGTCATCGGTGCACTACCTGTGTTCACATAACTATGGGAAGCATCACCGGTTAAACCTTGATCAACGGGATCAAAAACGCCATCATTGTCCCAATCGATATCATAGTTGTATTGATAATTACCAAGACTGGCTTGGGTAGGAATAGTTACCACGGTTGTTCCTCCTGCCGGAATACTCCATCTCGTTACAAACCAACTCGGATCTGGACAAACGTCGTATTTACTCTGGTGATCTCCATCAAACTGCCATCCTTTGTTACTCATCAGGTTTGCTCTCGAAGTAAAAGATGATCCATAGAAAAGTCCATCAGCACCAAGTACCAAATTGGACGCTATTCCCACTTGAGACTCCCATCCGTTCAAGGTGGCCTGGTAGTTACAATCAGAAAGCCCTGATGCGCTCAACATGTTATTCAAATCGGTTGCACTCGACATGTCCCAATCTCCTATGTACTGATCAAAAGAAACCGCCCCTTCGAATAGGTGAGACATATCTTCTACCGAAGACGTGGTCCAACTGGAAGATTGCTGAAAATCATAGTTAAAGGAAGTCGCATTGGCAAACATGGCGCTCATATTAGTAACAGCACCCGTATTCCAATTAGCTAAGGGTTGATTAAAGGCTGAAGCTCCAGCAAAGAGAGAGGACATGTCCGTTACAGCATTAACCGCCCAATTGGATAAATTCTGATTGAAGCTGGAGGCATTCATAAAGGTTCCGCGCATATCGGTAATGTTGGAAACATCCCAATTAGATATATCTACATCGAAAGACGTTGCTCCGCTGAAGGCATAGCTTATATCGGTGACTTGAGACAAGTCAGGCGCATTGGCTGGTAAAGTAGTCAAGTTGGAGCATCCATAGAAGGCGAGTCCGAACGTTTGCCATTGGGTTCCTCCCCAATCTGTGACACCGGTCAACTTTATCCGATCATCGTGATCCAATCCTCGAAAGAAAAACGCTGGAAAGGTGCTACTGTTATTCGGCCTAATGTGGACCGTTTGCGCACCTGAACTTGAATAAACGTGGGACACATTTCCTGTTGCGCCCATCACATCGTAAATTCCATCACCATCCCAATCGACATCATAGTCATAGATATAGGATACCCCCGGATGAGTAGGAATAACCACCTTATTATCCGATCCAGGCTCCAGGTACCAGGTTGTTGTTATCACCTGGGCAGGCAAGGCCCCAACGACTAAAAGCAGGAGCATAAAAAAGGGAATTTCTTTTTTCATAGCTAATTGATTTTAACAGAGTTAGTAAACAAAAGATAATTCCTCAAAGTACGGAGGCTGGCGGGTCTAAGCAGAAACCATTTCACAGCTGCGCACCCCAGATTCATAATGAATCAATCCGGTTTCAAAACCGCATAAAAAAAGGCCACCCCGATCCGGAGCAGCCTTTCATTTTATGAATGTGGTATCTCTTAGTGAATCCCCTTGGCAGCCAAGTAACGCTCAGCATCCAGGGCAGCCATACAACCGGTTCCAGCGGCAGTTACTGCCTGGCGATATACTTTATCAGCCGCATCACCGGAAACGAATACTCCTTCAATATTGGTTTGAGAAGTACCTGGCTTGTTTAGAATGTATCCAACGTCATCCAAATCGAGCCATCCCTTGAAAATGTCTGTGTTAGGCTTATGGCCAATAGCAACAAAGAATCCTTCCACATTGATGGTCGTTTCTTCATTGGTTTTGTTGTTCAACAAACGAGCACCTTCTACCCCATTCTCACCCAATACTTCCTGGGTTTCATGGTTGTACAAAATTTCGATGTTTTCGGTATTCTCAACCCGGTGCTGCATCGCTTTAGAAGCACGCATGTGGTCCTTGCGAACAATCATGTAAACTTTATTACACAATTTGGCCAGGTAAGTAGCCTCTTCTGCAGCGGTATCACCAGCTCCAACGATGGCTACATCTTTTCCACGGTAGAAGAAACCGTCACAAACCGCACAGGCAGATACTCCTCCACCCATGTCTCTCAAGCGGATCTCAGATTCCAACCCAAGCCATTTGGCTGAAGCACCTGTTGAAATGATTACACTATCAGCTGAAATCCAATCACCACCATCCACTTGAACGTAGTGAATAGGACCTTCAAATTTCACCTCAGTTACAAAACCGTAACGAATGTCGGTATCAAATCTTTCAGCTTGCTTTTTGAATTCTTCCATCATGTTAGGGCCGGTAACACCTTCCGGGTAACCAGGAAAATTTTCCACCTCAGTGGTATCCATTAACTGCCCTCCAGGTTGCATACCCTGAATCATTACGGGACTAAGATCGGCACGAGCGGCGTAAATCGCAGCTGTATATCCAGCAGGACCCGAACCGATAATCACACATTTATGATGTTCTTTTACTTCCATGGTTTAATCTATTGTAATAAGGGTAGCAAATGTAGTTCGCACTCAGGTAGGAAAAAAGTCTTTTAGTGCCTTGTTAACACATTTTTAGGTCATCTACTTACCACATTGTGCAAGTCGTTGACGAGGGAATAAAATCAATCCTAACGGCGCCTAAAAAAAGCCGGACCACGAAACCACTTAATCATTACCTTTAGTGGAACAAACAACGGGAGGTTATGAGTAAAGTGGATAACCCTCTTGTCAGAGAATTAAAACGAGAGGAAGAATACGAAAAGCAAAAAAGCATTATTCGGGAGGCGAACTATATTTTGCGTAACCGAAAGCTGGAGGAGGTATTGATTGAACAAATTCAAAGTCCCTCTTCTCGCCCTACCCTCTCTTACCAAGTTTCGGAAAGCAGTTTTTGCCAATCTTCTATCCGAACCATTTGCCTTCGCTACCGTTTGCGATTTCTCCCCCTCCACTTATACAAAGGAGACATTCCTCCCAAGGCCCAGTTTATTATTCATAAGTACCAGGATTTACTAGGCATGAAAGCTGCTGATTTTCGAATCGCTGCACCGGCCGAAAAATTCCAACTCAGGGATTGCACAAACGACCCCTTGCTCTTTCTACGCGTGGGAGACGATCGTTTTTTACTGGTTCATCAATGGGGACGTGATATGAGTCGTTTTCGGAAAGTCATATCCTACCCTTGGATTAGCATGAGCCACCTGATCAAGTCGGTAATTATGGTCTCGCTTCTTCTTACTTTGATTTTCCCGGATAGCTTACTTTTGGCGGATCAAGCGTCTACCGGTATGCGGATTCAACTTCACGGCTACCTTTTTCTGGTCACCGGTGGGTTATTGTTTTTCGCATCACTGATTTATGGCGTGATGACGTCGCAGGATTTTTCCTCCGACAATTGGAACGACAAGTATTTTAATTGATGACGGCATTTTTTTCGGGCCGAGTAGGCTCCTTCCTTTCCTTTTCCATCCTTTTTTCTTTGATCCTAATGCTTTCTGCATGTCAGGAATCCGGTCCTTGTGAATGGTACACTTCCAAGTTCCATGCTGGTATTTCGGCTATCGAATTCAAGGAGGTAAACGCCAATGGAGATTCCACCTATCGGGTGATGCTCCAATTTGACCAGGGAACGCTTTCTCGGGAATACCAGGATTTAGGAGAATTGAGAAATGTAGAAATCACCCAAGAGGCCCTGGTTCGCAATACGCTTCGCGTAGGTGTTTCATTCACCGGTTCCATCAGCGATGTAAAATCCGGAAATTGTGAGTCACCCATAGTCGCATTTGACCAAAAGTGGCGTTAACATTTTGGGTTATTTTTGACCCGTGTCCACGAACAAAAACTTTCACCTCAAAAAAAGGAAGGAACCTTCCGTAGAGCAGATTCTTGCCGGAATTCAATCGGGCGATCGTTACCTTTTGGCTCAAGGCATAACCTGGCTGGAAAGTAAAAAACCTCAGCACCGGGTAAAGGCCCATCAGCTGATCAATCAAGCTCTGCAACAACCCAAAAAATCGATTCGGATCGGAATCACCGGGGTGCCTGGCGTGGGGAAAAGTACCTTTATTGAATCCTTTGGTACTACGCTTGCCGATGCCGGTCATCAGGTTGCAGTACTTACCATTGATCCTAGTAGTCAAATGAGCAAGGGCAGCATCTTAGGTGATAAAACCCGGATGGAAACTCTGAGTGTGCATCCTTCGGTTTTTATTCGCCCCTCCCCGTCCGGAGATTCTTTGGGCGGAGTGGCTCAAACCACAAAAGAGAGCATTCTGCTTTGCGAGGCGGCGGGATTTGATGTGGTCATCGTGGAAACGGTAGGTGTTGGTCAAAGTGAAACGGAAGTACATTCCATGGTCGACTTTTTTATGCTCCTCATGTTACCTGGTGCAGGTGATGAACTGCAGGGAATTAAACGGGGCATCATGGAAATGGCCGATCTGATCGTCATCAACAAAGCCGATGGACAAAACGAGAAAAAAGCTCGTTTGGCTCAAAAACAATTGGCTGCAGCGTTGCACTACTTCCCACCAAATCCAAATGGATGGACCACTCCTGTTATGACTTGTTCAGCGCTAAAGCACGAAGGCATATCTGAACTTTGGGACAAAGCCCAGGATTTTTTAACCCAAGTACAGGAAAACAATCATTTCGAAAACAGACGTGGGCAGCAATCTTTGCAATGGTTTAGACAAAGTCTAACTGAAAAGCTCAAGAGTCGTTTCCTCGATGAACCAAAGGTTCAAGAAAGAATAAAAGATTTGGAAAAGGCCATTGTTCAAGGCCAGGTTAGCCCATTCTATGCGGCCGATCAACTTCTGGACGAGATCTAAAGACTTTTACGCAACTCTCTGCGCAAGTAGTCCTTGGCTACATCCACTGGATTTTCCTTCATTTTCATCATGATTTGAAAAATCATGTTGCTCAAATCAATTCCGGATGCATTTTCGGGCATGTTGGAGGCTGCAATATTGATCAGCTTAATGGTCTCTTCTTTCGCAATTTTAATCAAGCCCCAAGCCTCAGGAGAAACATATAGCTGTTGGGTTAGATTATGCTGATACTCGGTCCGGATGGACTTGACCAATTCAGATTGAAAATGACGACCTTTCATTCCTTTTTTATGAGTCCGCAAAACCAACTCTGAGGGATGGATGCGCTCCAAAAACAGCGTTAAACGCTCATAAGCGTTCACCTTCGTAGGAGTAAAAGCCTGACGAGCCTCTCTGCGGAGTTCCAATTCCTTTCTCTTGTACTGACTTTCCAATACCTGCTTCAGCATGTAAAAAGTAGTTAGGAAAACGATCATTCCGGGAATCGTCAATTTCAATATTTCAAGCACTATATCCATGGTCTCCTTTTTTCGATTTGGGTAACCCTGCAGGGTGATTAAACATCGGATTGTGAAACCCGAGGTCCAACTTTCAGGGGGCCAAATATCGTAATTTGCTTCATAACGTCACCTTCCCTAGAATAGTATTCCACCAAGCGCCCCAATTTTATAGCTTTGCAGCATGACGCAAGAAACCATGGAGCGACTGTCAGACAGAATCCAAGCCTTGTCTGAATCGCAAACGCTGGCGATGGCACGATTGAGTCGGGAGATGAAAGCTCAAGGGCTTGATATCATTAGTCTGAGTCTGGGTGAACCTGATTTCAATACTCCGGATTTCATTAAAGATGCTGCCAAAAAGGCCATTGATGATAATTACTCTCATTATCCACCAGTTAACGGTTATCTCGAATTAAGGCAGGCCATTTCTGCCAAGTTTAAAAGGGATAACAACCTGGATTATCCAGCTGATCAAATCGTCATTTCAACGGGAGCTAAGCAATCCCTGGCCAACATTGTTTTGAGCATTGTTAACGAAGGTCAGGAAGTTTTACTTCCCGCTCCATATTGGGTAAGCTATTATGAAATCGTCAAATTGGCGGGTGGAATTCCAGTACCCGTCGAAACGTCGATCGACCGGGATTTTAAAATCTCGGCAGAACAATTGGAAAATGCGATCACACCGAATACCCGGTTGATCATTTTCAGTTCACCATGCAACCCAAGTGGTTCGGTATACACCGCTGAGGAGTTAACGCAATTGGCTAAGGTCATTGCCAGGTACCCCAATCTGATGGTGATTTCAGATGAGATTTATGAAATGATCAATTTTGAATCACGCCATGCGTCTTTAGCCACCAATGCAGAAATTTTTGATCAGGTCATCACCGTTAATGGTGTTTCCAAAGGTTTTGCCATGACCGGTTGGAGAATTGGATATATCGGAGCCCCGCTGTGGGTTGCTCAAGCTTGCTCCAAAATGCAAGGGCAATTTACTTCCGCTCCAAGCGGCATTTCCCAAAAAGCAGCACAAGCTGCCGTGGAAGCCGATCCGGCAAAAGTTGCCTACATGCGTGATGAATTTTTGCTCCGTCGCAATTTGATGATTGAATTGCTAAGCGAAATTCCAGGTATTCGTTGCAACCGTCCACCTGGAGCCTTTTATCTCTTCCCGGATATTTCTGAATTTTTCGGAAAGAAAACGGATGGATATGAAATCAACAATGCCAGCGACCTAAGCATGTATCTACTCAAAGAAGCTCATGTAGGTGTGGTAACAGGGGAAGCATTTGGTAATCCTGAATGCATTCGACTATCGTATGCCGCTTCTCAGGATCAACTCAAAGAGGCTGCTGCCCGCATGAAAAAACACTTAAACCGTTTACATTGACATTAAGTAATCACGAAATAAATACGCTGTTCGACAGCTTTATCAACCAAAAGGTATTGATCATCGGTGACGTTATGATTGACGCTTATTACCGAGGCAAAATCGAACGCATTTCTCCAGAAGCTCCAGTTCCGGTGGTAGAAGTTACTTCACGGGAAACCCGATTGGGTGGAGCAGGGAATGTAACCGTTAACCTGGCAGCCATGAAGGCCACACCGATCATCTGCTCCGTTATTGGTGCCGATCCAAATGGTAGTGATTTGATCGGATTGTTGGAAAACGAAGGAATTCCATCCCGTGGAATCCTGCAATCCAAATCCAGAAAAACAACGGTTAAAACTCGGATTATCTCAGGCAGTCAGCACATGCTCCGAATTGACGAAGAGCGTATCGAGCCATTGAGTGACGAAGATCGCCTGAACTTTATCGACCACATCTTGTCTATCTTGAAGAAAGAAGAGGTGGGTGTGGTAATTTTTGAAGATTACGATAAAGGAGTGATCGATCGAACGGTGATTGAAAAGGTGGTGGAGTATTGCAATGCCAATCAAATTCCCACAGCTGTTGATCCCAAGAGAAAAAACTTCCTGCATTACGAAAAAGTGACCTTGTTTAAGCCCAATCTCAAAGAATTGAAGGACGGTCTTAATCTTTTGGATTTTCAAACGGACGTTGATGGATTGAATGAAGCGAATCAGCAATTGACTAAAAAGCTGAATCACGAAACTTCCTTGATTACCCTATCTGAAAAAGGCGTTTACATTTCGTCTAAAGGTGAATCCTCCATTATTCCGGCTCACTTAAGAAATATCGCCGATGTATCCGGAGCCGGAGACACGGTAATCTCCGTTGCGGCTCTTTGCCTGGCGGCGGGCACCTCACCTCAAAACTTGGCCGAAATTGCTAACCTGGCCGGAGGTTTGGTATGCGAGCAAGTGGGGGTTGTTCCCATTTTGCATGAAGACCTCCTTAAAGAATGTTTATCACTCAATCAGGAAGATTCCTATACAGCATGAGCAAAGTAACACCTTACGAATCCGATTCCAGCAAGAAGGAACAAGTAGCAGAAATGTTTGACAACATCTCTGCCAACTACGACTTGCTCAATCACCTTCTCTCCATGGGCATTGATATTACCTGGAGAAAAAAAGCCATCAAGCTGCTTAAGCCCTCAGCACCTAAGCAATTGCTTGACATTGCAACTGGAACTGGTGACTTCGCCTTGGAAGCGATGAGCTTAAATCCAGACAAAATCACTGGAGTGGACATTAGCCGCGAAATGCTGGCCGTGGGTGTTGAAAAAGTGAAAAAACGCGGACTGGAAGGAAAAATCGAGCTGAAATATGGCGATTCAGAAAACCTTCCCTTCTCTGACAATATGTTTGACGCTATTACCGTTTCCTTCGGCGTGCGAAACTTTGAAAACCTAAAAGCTGGTCTGTCGGAAATGCATCGGGTGCTTAAGCCTGGTGGCAAAGTGGCCATTATCGAATTTTCGAAGCCTCAGGCATTTCCTATTAAACAGATCTACCAATTCTATTTCAAAGCGATTCTGCCTTTTATCGGAAAAACGATTTCAAAGGACTCCAGAGCATACACTTACCTACCTGAATCGGTGGACGCCTTTCCTTATGGAGATGAGTTCATGTCTATTCTAAAAGAGGTTGGATTTAGAAATGGTCAATGCATTCCACTAACATTTGGTATTGCATCTATATATTTGGGCGAAAGATAGCGGATTGACAAGTCGTTTGTACATACTTACCGGGATTACCCTCTTCCTCCTATTGAGCGCCACCCAGGTTCAGGCTCAACGGCATCGCTATAAGCTGAAGAAGATTACCAACCTTTCTACCTTCGATGATAAATTGGTCCATTTCGGATTTTCCTTGGGTGTAAACACGGCTGGTTTCCGCCAGGAGAATGACTTAAGTAGAAATGACTCACTCAAGATTGTTGAAACGAATCCTCAATTGGGTTTTAATCTCGGAATTGTAGGAGCTCTTCACTTTGGCAAACACGTAAGTCTACGGTTTATTCCTACTCTGTCTTTCTGCCAACGAAACATGGAATATACCTATACAAGTTTCGCAGGGAGTCAAAACAAGAAGTACATAAAACCAGTTGAATCCACCTACCTGGACTTTCCCCTGAACCTCAAATTACGTTCAGCCCGGTATCACAATTTTGCAGCTTATGTAGTCGGTGGATTCATGTATAGCTACGATTTGGTGAGTCAGCACGACGTGGTCAATGAATCGGTTAACCCCGATGATATCGTTATCAAACTTAATCAACATACCTACAGTTATCAGATCGGAGCGGGGTTTGATTTCTTTCTACCCTACTTTAAGTTCTCTCCGGAATTTAAACTTTCCATGGGGCTAAACAATAACCTGATTCAGGATAATACTTTGTTTGCCACCCCGCTTAACTACCTGAAATCACGTATCTTTCTGGTGTCTTTTACCTTCGAAGGGTAATCTCTTAAATTCTTTAAAATACTATGCGAGCATAGTATTTTTTTATCTAAATTTGGGTCATATGAAACCTGAAGACACTATTGACTTCCCTATCAGATGGGCATGGCACGGCATTCAAAGACAGTATAATTTGATCGCTTCGCGCCACGAATTAACCATGACGATGGGGTATGTATTGCTTAACATCGACATGAATGAGGGAACTCCAAGCACCCAGCTTGGACCGAAAATTGGCATGGAACCCGGGAGCCTCACCCGTACGTTAAAAACGATGGAGGACAAAGGTTATATCTACAAAGAGTCTGACGTTTCTGACAAAAGAAAAGTGCGCATTTGCCTGACCGAACTGGGTCATGAAAAAAGAGAGGTATCCAAGGATGCCGTTCTTCGTTTCAATGAATTTTTCTCCAAGAAAATTCCAAATGGCAAGCGTAAACATTTCTTCGATGTGATGGAATTGATAAACGAATCATTAAAAAACGAAAACATTTTTTTTCAGCATGAGGAGAATTAAGCACGTAACCGTTATCGGATCTGGCGTGATGGGCTCCCGAATAGCTTGTCATTTTGCCAACGTAGGTGTGGAGGTCCTATTGTTGGATCGCGCACCAGACGCACTCACTGAGAAGGAGGAGAAAGTGGGGTTAAATCTGTCGGACAAGGCGGTTAAAAATCGCATTGTAAACGATTCCCTCAAGCAAGCCTTAAAGTCAAACCCCTCCCCTATTTACAGCAAAAAATTTGCCTCAAGGATACAAACCGGAAACCTGGACGATGACCTCAACAAGGTGAGTGATACGGATTGGATTATCGAGGTAATTATTGAGGACCTGGGTATTAAGCAAGCCTTGTTCGAGAAATTGGATGGATTGCGTAAACCGGGCACTTTGATCAGTTCCAATACCTCGGGCATCCCTATCAACATGATGATTCAGGGGCGCTCCGATGATTTTCAAAAGCACTTCTGCGGGACTCACTTTTTTAACCCGCCTCGGTACCTGGCTTTATTGGAAATTATTCCTACCCAGAAAACAGACTCTTCGGTCATTGACTTCTTAATGGATTATGGCAAGAGATACCTGGGCAAGCAGACGGTATTGTGTCAAGACACTCCAGCATTTATCGCGAATCGGGTTGGAATTTTCTCCATTATGGCCCTCTTCCATTTGGTAGATGAATTAGAACTAACAGTAGACGAAGTTGATCGATTAACCGGCCCCCTCATTGGCCGTCCTAAATCGGCAACCTTCCGAACCTGCGACGTGGTTGGATTAGATACCTTGGTTCGAGTAGCCAAGGGGTTGGAACAACATCTGCCAAACGATGAACAACGCGCCATTTTCAAGTTGCCTGATTACGTCGAGAAAATGGTAGAAAATCGCTGGTTTGGAAGTAAAACCAAGCAGGGATTCTTCAAAAAAATAAAGGGGGAAAATGGTAAAAGTGAGATTCTATCACTTGATCTTAAAACCCTTGAATATGGCCCCCGCCAAAAAGCAAAATTTGCCACATTAGAAGCAGCGAAGCCAGTAGAAAACATGGCCGAACGTTTCAAGGTGTTGGTATCGGGCAAGGACAAAGCTGGTGAGTTTTACCGCAGGTCATTCATGGCCCTGTTCGCCTATGTGAGTTACCGAATTCCGGAAATCACAGATGCGCTATACAAAATTGATGATGCCATTCGGGCTGGATTTGGTTGGAAATACGGTCCTTTCGAAACCTGGGACATGCTGGGATTGGAAGACACGTTAAAGGCAATGGAGGCCAGTGGACATGCTCCAGCTCCCTGGATTGCTGAAATGGTAGCTTCAGGTAAAACATCTTTCTACGGCGTAGAAGACGGCAAACGGACCTACTACGATAAAGCAAGCGGTGAATACCGCCTGATCCCAGGACAAGAGAAGACTATTTCCCTGGACGTTATCCGCGATCAAAATACGGTTTGGAAAAACGCCTCCACCACCCTTACAGATTTGGGTGATGGCATTCTGAATTTGGAGTTCCACACCAAGATGAATACGATTGGAGGTGACGTTCTCGCCGGAATCAATTACGCCATAGACCTGGCCGAAAAAGAATATCAAGGTCTGGTCATTTCAAATACCGGAGACAACTTCTCGGCAGGCGCCAATGTGGGACTCATTTTCATGATGGCCATTGAGCAGGAATACGACGAGCTGGATTTTGCCATTCGAACCTTTCAGAATACTATTATGCGGGTGAGATACTCCTCGATTCCCGTAGTAGTAGCCCCTCACAATCTTTGTTTAGGTGGTGGTTGTGAAATGTCTATGCATGCTGACAAGGTGGTGGCTCATTCCGAGCTGTATATGGGCTTGGTGGAATTTGGAGTAGGTGTTATTCCAGGAGGTGGTGGAACCAAAGAATTTGCCCTCCGTTGCTCCGACGGTTTTAAAGATGGTGACATCAGAATCAACACTTTCCGCGATCGATTCCTGACCATTGGTCAAGCCAAAGTATCTACCTCAGCATACGAGGCCTTTGATTTAGGCTACCTAAGAAAGGGAATTGACGAAGTAGTCGTAAGCCGTGAGCTACAATTGTCTACGGCCAAAAGAGCCGCTTTGGAAATGGCCGAACGTGGATATACACAGCCCATTCCAAGAACCGACATCAAGGTACTTGGTCAGGAAGGATTGGGAATCGTATACGTTGGGGCCAATTCAATGAAATCGGGTCATTACATTTCTGAGCACGATCAGCTGATCTCTGAAAAATTGGGATGGGTTCTGTGTGGCGGAGATCTCTCTGAAATAACTGAAGTAAGTGAACAATACCTGTTGGATATGGAGCGAAGAGCATTCCTGGAATTATGTGGTACACGTAAAACCCTGGAAAGACTTCAAAGCATTATTAAAACAGGTAAAGTATTAAGAAATTAAACGCATAGAAAAATGGATGCATACATCGTAGCTGCCAAGCGTTCGGCTGTAGGTAAGGCCAACAGGGGAACCTTTCGATTTCTCCGCCCAGATGACCTGGCCATGCACGTTATTCGCGATTTGATGGATTCGGTACCTGAGTTAGAAGTTGACCGGATCGATGACCTCATTGTGGGTAATGCCATGCCAGAGGCTGAGCACGGACTAAACGTAGGTCGATTAATCTCCCTGATGAGCTTCGACACGGACAAGGTCCCTGGAATGACCGTAAACCGGTATTGCTCATCCGGATTAGAAACCATATCCATTGCTGCCGCTAAAATTCATGCAGGAATGGCCGATTGCATTATTGCAGGAGGAACAGAAAGTATGTCTCTTATTCCTATGGGTGGATGGCGTGTGGTTCCAAATGCGCGAATCGGAAAAAACAATCCCGGGTGGTACTGGGGAATGG is a window encoding:
- a CDS encoding 3-hydroxyacyl-CoA dehydrogenase yields the protein MRRIKHVTVIGSGVMGSRIACHFANVGVEVLLLDRAPDALTEKEEKVGLNLSDKAVKNRIVNDSLKQALKSNPSPIYSKKFASRIQTGNLDDDLNKVSDTDWIIEVIIEDLGIKQALFEKLDGLRKPGTLISSNTSGIPINMMIQGRSDDFQKHFCGTHFFNPPRYLALLEIIPTQKTDSSVIDFLMDYGKRYLGKQTVLCQDTPAFIANRVGIFSIMALFHLVDELELTVDEVDRLTGPLIGRPKSATFRTCDVVGLDTLVRVAKGLEQHLPNDEQRAIFKLPDYVEKMVENRWFGSKTKQGFFKKIKGENGKSEILSLDLKTLEYGPRQKAKFATLEAAKPVENMAERFKVLVSGKDKAGEFYRRSFMALFAYVSYRIPEITDALYKIDDAIRAGFGWKYGPFETWDMLGLEDTLKAMEASGHAPAPWIAEMVASGKTSFYGVEDGKRTYYDKASGEYRLIPGQEKTISLDVIRDQNTVWKNASTTLTDLGDGILNLEFHTKMNTIGGDVLAGINYAIDLAEKEYQGLVISNTGDNFSAGANVGLIFMMAIEQEYDELDFAIRTFQNTIMRVRYSSIPVVVAPHNLCLGGGCEMSMHADKVVAHSELYMGLVEFGVGVIPGGGGTKEFALRCSDGFKDGDIRINTFRDRFLTIGQAKVSTSAYEAFDLGYLRKGIDEVVVSRELQLSTAKRAALEMAERGYTQPIPRTDIKVLGQEGLGIVYVGANSMKSGHYISEHDQLISEKLGWVLCGGDLSEITEVSEQYLLDMERRAFLELCGTRKTLERLQSIIKTGKVLRN